A single window of Archangium gephyra DNA harbors:
- a CDS encoding cation:proton antiporter gives MHLEMPLIIGLMVAASSLAIAAKRVRIPYNVALVVGGLLLSVGGVLSGVPPLNPEVVFLVCLPLLLFEGGITADVANVRANLLPIATLATLGMVLAIAATGTALHYTLALAWGPALLLGSILAVTDTVSILYAFRRAPVPRRLSGIMQGESLFNDGTALVAYAAISSIVVGGEASFSLPLISAKVVGATLGGLAIGLTLGLVAGFIIRRTEDPLAEIMVTTALAFAAFVIGEQLHLSGAIAAVMAGLATGINLRRHVAPQSQVAIHTFWEYAAFGVNTFLFLSMGLTTRPETLVRYLPQTLLAVVCVFAGRAVAIYLPFLLLRWLRPSEAVPLRWQHVFILGNIKGALSIGLALGLPEATPARELLVAIAFGVCFLSLVLQGLMLTDILKRLGLFHEDPVAYAVAEQQARLIASRAARQELEVLHDQGLIPRAAYEHLRSDYQVGIASAERELRRLSEQHLAQGAKIVLATRRRLIDAERTALLSARRAGLIPEATAEVQLAKLDTRTLELEHVLASAQEHEADSGRKVS, from the coding sequence GTGCACCTCGAAATGCCCCTCATCATCGGCCTGATGGTGGCCGCCAGCTCGCTCGCCATCGCCGCCAAGCGCGTGCGGATTCCGTACAACGTCGCGCTGGTGGTGGGGGGACTGCTCCTCTCCGTGGGTGGAGTCCTCTCGGGCGTGCCTCCGCTCAACCCGGAGGTCGTCTTCCTCGTCTGCCTGCCGCTGCTGCTCTTCGAGGGCGGCATCACCGCGGACGTGGCCAACGTGCGCGCCAACCTCCTGCCCATCGCCACCCTGGCCACCCTGGGCATGGTGCTGGCCATCGCCGCCACCGGCACCGCGCTCCACTACACCCTCGCGCTCGCCTGGGGCCCCGCCCTGCTGCTCGGGTCCATTCTCGCCGTCACCGACACCGTCTCCATCCTCTACGCCTTCCGCCGTGCCCCCGTGCCCCGGCGCCTCTCCGGCATCATGCAGGGCGAGAGCCTCTTCAACGACGGCACCGCGCTCGTGGCCTACGCGGCCATCTCCAGCATCGTGGTGGGCGGAGAGGCCTCGTTCTCGCTGCCGCTCATCAGCGCCAAGGTGGTGGGGGCCACCCTGGGCGGCCTCGCCATCGGCCTCACCCTGGGCCTGGTGGCCGGCTTCATCATCCGCCGCACCGAGGATCCGCTCGCGGAGATCATGGTGACCACGGCGCTGGCCTTCGCCGCCTTCGTCATCGGCGAGCAGCTGCACCTGTCGGGCGCCATCGCCGCGGTGATGGCCGGCCTGGCCACGGGCATCAACCTGCGGCGCCACGTGGCCCCCCAGAGCCAGGTGGCCATCCACACCTTCTGGGAGTACGCCGCCTTCGGGGTGAACACCTTTCTCTTCCTCTCGATGGGGCTCACCACCCGGCCCGAGACGCTGGTGCGCTACCTGCCGCAGACGCTGCTCGCGGTGGTCTGTGTCTTCGCTGGCCGCGCGGTGGCCATCTACCTGCCCTTCCTGCTGCTGCGCTGGCTGCGCCCCTCCGAGGCCGTGCCCCTGCGCTGGCAGCACGTCTTCATCCTCGGCAACATCAAGGGCGCGCTGTCCATCGGCCTGGCGCTCGGTCTGCCGGAGGCCACGCCCGCGCGCGAGCTGCTGGTGGCCATCGCCTTCGGCGTCTGTTTCCTGTCCCTGGTGCTCCAGGGGTTGATGCTCACGGACATCCTCAAGCGGCTGGGCCTCTTCCACGAGGATCCGGTGGCCTACGCGGTGGCCGAGCAGCAGGCGCGCCTCATCGCCAGCCGCGCCGCGCGCCAGGAGCTGGAGGTGCTGCACGATCAGGGGCTCATCCCCCGCGCGGCCTATGAGCACCTGCGCAGCGACTACCAGGTGGGCATCGCCAGCGCCGAGCGAGAGTTGCGCCGGCTCAGCGAGCAGCACCTGGCGCAGGGGGCGAAAATCGTCCTGGCCACGCGCCGCCGCCTCATCGACGCGGAGCGCACGGCGCTCTTGTCGGCCCGGCGCGCCGGCCTCATCCCCGAGGCCACGGCCGAGGTACAACTGGCGAAGCTGGACACGCGCACGCTGGAGCTGGAGCACGTGCTGGCGAGCGCGCAGGAGCACGAGGCGGACAGCGGGAGGAAGG